One region of Schistocerca gregaria isolate iqSchGreg1 chromosome 7, iqSchGreg1.2, whole genome shotgun sequence genomic DNA includes:
- the LOC126282252 gene encoding uncharacterized protein LOC126282252, protein MKQPKTETLMTTTLTAQQTKTQTGTMAGTLGVWRTGWQAKELTPGLATPSMLVQAADTLRAELQSGPTPGQALPAEPPTASSRRCRGGAMVWRRSLELLTLSCTLRPRV, encoded by the exons ATGAAGCAGCCGAAAACAGAGACGCTGATGACGACGACGCTGACAGCTCAGCAGACGAAGACGCAGACGGGAACGATGGCTGGGACGCTGGGAGTGTGGAGAACAGGCTGGCAGGCAAAG GAGCTCACGCCCGGGCTGGCCACGCCAAGCATGCTCGTGCAGGCAGCCGACACGCTGCGGGCAGAGCTGCAGTCAGGCCCCACGCCAGGTCAGGCGCTGCCCGCAGAGCCGCCCACAGCAAGTAGTCGCCGCTGCAGAGGAGGCGCAATGGTGTGGAGGCGCAGTCTGGAGCTGCTCACATTGTCCTGTACCCTGCGCCCACGTGTATAA